The Allocatelliglobosispora scoriae genome contains a region encoding:
- a CDS encoding cystathionine gamma-synthase, with protein sequence MTFGFETLAIHAGQEPDERTGAVIPPIFQTSTFAQDAVGSPRLGYEYSRSANPTRDSLQECLAALEGGSRGLTFASGLAAEDTLIRTVCRPGDHVVIPDDAYGGTYRLFAKVAQVWGVSWTAAKLSDVEAVRAAVTPETKMIWVETPTNPLLGIADIAALAGVARDAGALLVVDNTFASPYLQQPLALGADVVVHSTTKYVGGHSDVVGGALVVNDSDLASRLTFHQNAMGAINGPFDAWLTLRGLKTLAVRMERHCDNAERIAEFLVGHPKVTQVLYPGLPNHPGHEVAVKQMRRFGGMISFRLGDTDRAIAVCNNTKLFTLAESLGGIESLIEHPGQMTHASVAGSALEVPGDLVRLSVGIETADDLLADLDQALRG encoded by the coding sequence ATGACGTTTGGCTTTGAGACGCTCGCCATCCATGCCGGCCAGGAACCGGACGAGCGAACAGGCGCGGTGATCCCGCCCATTTTCCAGACATCCACGTTTGCGCAGGATGCCGTCGGTTCTCCCCGTTTGGGCTATGAGTACTCCCGAAGTGCCAATCCGACCCGCGACTCCCTCCAGGAGTGCCTCGCCGCCCTCGAGGGAGGTTCGAGGGGTCTCACGTTCGCCAGCGGTCTCGCGGCCGAGGACACCCTGATCCGGACGGTCTGCCGCCCGGGCGATCATGTGGTCATCCCCGACGACGCCTACGGCGGCACCTATCGGCTCTTCGCCAAGGTCGCCCAGGTGTGGGGGGTCTCGTGGACGGCCGCGAAGCTCTCCGACGTCGAGGCGGTCCGCGCGGCGGTGACGCCCGAGACGAAGATGATCTGGGTCGAGACGCCGACCAACCCGCTGCTCGGCATCGCCGACATCGCGGCGCTCGCCGGGGTCGCCCGTGACGCGGGTGCGCTGCTCGTCGTCGACAACACCTTCGCCTCGCCCTACCTCCAGCAGCCGCTCGCGCTCGGTGCGGACGTGGTCGTGCACTCGACCACGAAATACGTCGGCGGTCACTCCGATGTGGTCGGTGGTGCGCTCGTCGTCAACGACAGCGACCTCGCATCGCGGCTCACCTTCCACCAGAACGCGATGGGCGCGATCAACGGTCCGTTCGACGCGTGGCTCACCCTGCGGGGCCTCAAAACCCTGGCCGTACGCATGGAGCGGCACTGCGACAACGCCGAGCGCATCGCGGAATTCCTGGTCGGGCACCCGAAGGTGACGCAGGTCCTCTACCCGGGGCTGCCGAACCACCCCGGGCACGAGGTCGCCGTGAAGCAGATGCGCCGCTTCGGCGGCATGATCAGCTTCCGGCTCGGCGACACGGACCGGGCGATCGCGGTCTGCAACAACACGAAGCTCTTCACCCTCGCCGAGTCGTTGGGCGGCATCGAATCCCTGATCGAGCACCCTGGACAGATGACCCACGCGAGTGTTGCGGGCTCTGCGCTTGAAGTCCCGGGGGACCTCGTGCGACTCTCAGTCGGCATCGAAACCGCCGACGACCTGCTCGCTGATCTGGATCAGGCACTGCGAGGCTGA
- the msrA gene encoding peptide-methionine (S)-S-oxide reductase MsrA, translating into MFLRRKKLDLPTSEEALVGRSVPITVAPTHTVLGTPMTGPWPDGFEVAVVAMGCFWGAERIYWKLKGVHSTSVGYAGGITPNPSYDEVCSGYTGHTEVVQIVFDPAVISYEQILKVFWENHDPTQGMRQGNDVGTQYRSGIYTTTDEQLRVALASRDAFAPVVARAGLGEITTEIAPLGTYYYAEDYHQQYLSDSKNPDGYCNIGPNGMSCPVGVAKTP; encoded by the coding sequence ATGTTCCTTCGGCGCAAGAAGCTCGACCTGCCCACGTCCGAAGAGGCGCTTGTCGGCCGGTCCGTTCCGATCACCGTCGCTCCGACCCATACCGTCCTCGGCACACCCATGACCGGACCCTGGCCCGACGGCTTCGAGGTCGCCGTCGTCGCCATGGGCTGCTTCTGGGGTGCCGAGCGCATCTACTGGAAGCTCAAGGGCGTCCACTCCACCTCCGTCGGGTACGCCGGGGGTATCACCCCCAATCCGAGCTATGACGAGGTCTGCAGCGGCTACACGGGGCACACCGAGGTCGTGCAGATCGTCTTCGATCCGGCGGTCATCTCGTACGAGCAGATTCTCAAGGTCTTCTGGGAGAACCACGACCCGACGCAGGGGATGCGCCAGGGGAATGACGTGGGGACCCAGTACCGGTCGGGGATCTATACGACCACCGACGAGCAGCTGCGGGTCGCCCTGGCGAGCCGGGACGCGTTCGCGCCGGTGGTGGCCCGGGCCGGCCTCGGCGAGATCACCACGGAGATCGCGCCGCTGGGGACCTACTACTACGCCGAGGACTACCACCAGCAGTACCTCTCGGACAGCAAGAACCCGGACGGCTACTGCAACATCGGGCCCAACGGCATGAGCTGCCCGGTCGGCGTAGCGAAGACGCCCTAA
- a CDS encoding toll/interleukin-1 receptor domain-containing protein, translating into MTGHVFISYSHGGDSAYVKRLADHLTSAGIPVWFDRDIITGTRWERVIRDQIDTCAALIVVMTPQAEESEWISLEINRAVLKQRPILPLLLAGDGFFRLSTVQHENVTGGRMPSAAFISRLRAHQGSHEPTASASRPQSRRPSPLILRPTLPSPLVLRPAQGHTNMDFWSTLIPTHTFARAAALDGDHSAAVRLYRMIVDRSAEQGQQDDPRHLDARTHLAYHLGESGDRTGAVRLFGELIADRTRLQGADRADTLWARHHHARNVGESGDRAEAVRLLQALIADRTRLAGFPGLLDAAKELDKKWLAYFSA; encoded by the coding sequence ATGACCGGCCACGTCTTCATCAGCTACAGCCACGGCGGTGACAGCGCCTACGTGAAGCGGCTGGCCGATCATCTGACCAGCGCCGGCATCCCGGTCTGGTTCGACCGCGACATCATCACCGGCACCCGCTGGGAGCGGGTCATCCGCGACCAGATCGACACCTGCGCAGCGCTGATCGTCGTGATGACGCCGCAGGCCGAGGAGTCCGAGTGGATCAGCCTGGAGATCAACCGGGCAGTGCTCAAGCAGCGCCCGATCCTGCCCCTCCTCCTCGCCGGTGACGGCTTCTTCCGCCTCAGCACCGTCCAGCACGAGAACGTCACCGGCGGCCGGATGCCCTCAGCCGCATTCATCAGCCGTTTGCGCGCCCACCAGGGCAGCCACGAGCCGACGGCGTCCGCATCACGGCCGCAATCCCGGCGGCCGAGCCCATTGATCCTGCGGCCCACGCTGCCAAGCCCGCTGGTCCTGCGGCCCGCACAGGGGCACACGAACATGGACTTCTGGAGCACCCTCATCCCGACCCACACCTTCGCGCGCGCCGCAGCGCTGGACGGCGATCATTCCGCAGCGGTCAGGCTCTACCGCATGATCGTCGACCGCTCCGCCGAGCAGGGACAGCAGGATGATCCGCGCCACCTGGACGCGCGCACCCATCTCGCCTATCACCTCGGCGAGAGCGGTGATCGCACCGGAGCGGTCAGGCTCTTCGGCGAACTCATCGCCGATCGCACCCGCCTGCAAGGCGCCGATCGCGCCGACACCCTCTGGGCGCGTCACCACCACGCCCGCAACGTGGGCGAGAGCGGTGATCGCGCAGAAGCGGTCCGGCTGCTCCAGGCGCTCATCGCCGACCGCACCCGACTCGCAGGCTTCCCCGGCCTGCTCGACGCGGCAAAGGAGCTGGACAAGAAGTGGCTGGCCTACTTCTCCGCCTGA
- a CDS encoding NAD(P)-dependent alcohol dehydrogenase, with the protein MRAVAHEAYGPPAVLDLVELPRPVPGDDEVLLRVRAAAANFADLCFLRGEPRILRLAGAGLGKPKNQILGTDVAGLVEAVGRNVTALRVGDEVFGRCDGSFAEYVIAAPADLVVKPADLGFPQAAGVAMAGLTALQALRDQAGVMAGQRVLINGAAGGIGTFAVQIAKAFGAEVTGVCSTPNVELVRSLGADHVIDYTQADFTAGGRVYDVILDNVENHPLAACRRVLAPTGTFIPNSGHGGRWIGSVGRLLKAVVLARFTRQRIRVFMSSCRQADLVVLRELISSGQVVPVVDRVYPLAETAAALAYLGEGHARGKVVITV; encoded by the coding sequence ATGCGGGCGGTGGCCCACGAAGCCTATGGCCCACCTGCCGTTCTCGACCTGGTGGAGCTTCCCCGGCCGGTGCCCGGTGACGACGAGGTGCTGCTGCGCGTGCGCGCGGCCGCGGCCAACTTCGCCGACCTGTGCTTCCTGCGCGGTGAGCCGCGCATCCTGCGGCTCGCCGGCGCCGGTCTGGGCAAACCCAAGAACCAGATCCTGGGTACGGACGTGGCCGGCCTCGTCGAAGCGGTCGGCAGGAACGTGACGGCCCTGCGCGTGGGCGACGAGGTCTTCGGCCGGTGCGACGGCTCGTTCGCGGAGTATGTGATCGCTGCTCCGGCCGATCTCGTCGTGAAGCCGGCCGACCTCGGCTTCCCGCAGGCGGCGGGGGTCGCGATGGCGGGCCTCACCGCGCTGCAGGCGCTGCGCGACCAGGCCGGTGTAATGGCCGGCCAGCGCGTGCTGATCAACGGTGCGGCCGGTGGGATCGGGACCTTCGCGGTGCAGATCGCCAAGGCGTTCGGCGCGGAGGTGACCGGGGTCTGCAGCACGCCCAACGTGGAGCTGGTGCGGTCGCTCGGCGCCGATCACGTCATCGACTACACGCAGGCGGACTTCACCGCGGGTGGCCGGGTCTATGACGTCATCCTCGACAATGTGGAGAACCATCCGCTGGCCGCGTGCCGCCGGGTGCTGGCACCGACGGGGACGTTCATCCCCAACAGCGGGCACGGCGGGCGCTGGATCGGGAGCGTGGGCCGGCTGCTGAAGGCGGTGGTGCTGGCGCGCTTCACCCGGCAGCGGATCCGGGTGTTCATGTCGTCGTGCCGGCAGGCCGATCTGGTGGTGCTGCGGGAGCTGATCTCGTCCGGGCAGGTGGTGCCGGTGGTGGATCGGGTCTATCCGCTGGCGGAGACCGCTGCTGCTCTGGCCTATCTGGGCGAGGGGCACGCTCGCGGCAAGGTCGTCATCACGGTGTGA
- a CDS encoding ArsR/SmtB family transcription factor: MTMAQPTGDELVEMLAALANPIRLRIVAKLSEGRDYVSHLAREIGVSRPLLHMHLQRLEAVGLIVGSLELSEDGKAMKYFEVAEFDLHLTASVLAEAVTTLTRKEPS; the protein is encoded by the coding sequence ATGACTATGGCCCAGCCGACAGGTGACGAACTGGTCGAGATGCTGGCCGCCCTGGCCAATCCGATCCGGCTGCGCATCGTGGCGAAGCTCTCGGAGGGCCGCGATTACGTCAGCCATCTCGCCCGCGAGATCGGTGTGAGCCGTCCCCTGCTGCACATGCACCTGCAGCGACTCGAAGCCGTCGGCCTGATCGTCGGCAGCCTTGAGCTCTCCGAGGACGGCAAAGCCATGAAGTATTTCGAGGTCGCGGAGTTCGACCTGCATCTGACCGCGTCGGTGCTCGCCGAGGCCGTCACAACACTCACCCGTAAGGAGCCGTCATGA
- a CDS encoding inorganic diphosphatase has product MEFDVTIEIPKGKRNKYKMDRATGRIRLDRTLFTATQYPADYGFIDDTLGEDTDPLDALVLVQEPTFPGCVIRCRTIGMFRMTDEKGPDPKVICVPTSDLRLAYLTDIADMEHFHRLEIEHFFQVYKALEPSKSIDFERGGWAGRLEAEAEIRSSQQRGRAMPVDSAPE; this is encoded by the coding sequence ATGGAGTTCGACGTCACGATCGAGATCCCCAAAGGCAAGCGCAACAAATACAAGATGGACCGGGCCACCGGCCGGATCCGCCTGGACCGCACGCTCTTCACCGCCACGCAGTACCCGGCCGATTACGGCTTCATCGACGACACCCTGGGCGAGGACACCGACCCGCTCGACGCGTTGGTGCTGGTCCAGGAGCCGACCTTCCCCGGTTGCGTGATCCGGTGCCGGACGATCGGCATGTTCCGGATGACCGACGAGAAGGGTCCGGACCCCAAGGTGATCTGCGTGCCGACCTCGGACCTGCGGCTCGCCTACCTGACCGACATCGCCGACATGGAGCACTTCCACCGGCTGGAGATCGAGCACTTCTTCCAGGTCTACAAGGCGCTGGAGCCGAGCAAGAGCATCGACTTCGAGCGGGGCGGCTGGGCCGGGCGGCTGGAGGCCGAGGCCGAGATCAGGAGCTCTCAGCAGCGCGGTCGGGCGATGCCGGTCGATTCAGCCCCGGAGTAG
- a CDS encoding fatty acid desaturase family protein yields MSTIDSTITPLRPVAPPRRGSDYSLLLTQVKQAGLLDRRRSYYAVRMAINAVLLIGGWTAFVLLGTSWWQVATAAFLAVVFTQIGFVGHDAGHRQIFRSRRANDLVGMLHANLAIGLSYGWWVESHSRHHAHPNQEGKDPDIAIRALAFSSDQAGARGRIAGAIYRYQAFLFFPLLLGEGFSLHVDSARAVVRDRLPHRGWERLLLGSHLVGYAGLIFFVLPPLPAIGFILLQQGLFGLYLGCSFAPNHKGMPILDRADATDFLRRQVLTARNVRGGPLTDLLLGGLNYQIEHHLFPSMPRPTLRRAQPMIRAYCLEHGLPYLETGLVESYRQALVHLHTVGRNPTSGIADSR; encoded by the coding sequence GTGAGCACCATCGACTCGACCATCACGCCTCTGCGCCCGGTGGCGCCCCCTCGCCGAGGCAGCGACTACTCCCTCCTGCTGACGCAGGTGAAACAAGCCGGGCTGCTGGACCGGCGCAGGTCCTACTACGCGGTGCGGATGGCGATCAACGCCGTGCTGCTGATCGGCGGCTGGACCGCTTTCGTGCTGCTCGGCACGTCCTGGTGGCAGGTCGCCACGGCGGCCTTCCTCGCGGTGGTCTTCACCCAGATCGGGTTCGTCGGCCACGACGCCGGCCACCGGCAGATCTTCCGCTCCCGGCGGGCCAACGACCTGGTCGGGATGCTCCACGCCAACCTCGCGATCGGGTTGAGCTACGGCTGGTGGGTGGAGTCGCACAGCCGGCACCACGCCCACCCCAACCAGGAGGGCAAGGATCCCGACATCGCGATCCGGGCGTTGGCGTTCAGCTCCGACCAGGCCGGCGCTCGCGGCCGGATCGCCGGTGCCATCTATCGGTACCAGGCGTTTCTCTTCTTCCCGCTGCTCCTCGGGGAGGGCTTCAGCCTGCACGTCGACAGCGCGCGTGCGGTCGTCCGGGACCGGCTGCCGCACCGGGGCTGGGAGCGGCTCCTGCTCGGCTCCCACCTGGTGGGGTATGCGGGTTTGATCTTCTTCGTGCTGCCGCCGCTGCCCGCGATCGGCTTCATCCTGCTCCAGCAGGGGCTCTTCGGGCTCTACCTGGGCTGCTCGTTCGCGCCCAACCACAAGGGCATGCCGATCCTCGACCGCGCCGACGCGACGGACTTCCTGCGGCGTCAGGTGCTGACGGCTCGCAACGTACGCGGTGGGCCGCTCACCGATCTGCTGCTCGGCGGTCTGAACTACCAGATCGAGCACCACCTCTTCCCGAGCATGCCCCGGCCGACGCTGCGCCGGGCACAGCCGATGATCCGGGCGTACTGCCTGGAGCACGGACTGCCCTATCTGGAGACAGGTCTGGTGGAGTCCTATCGACAGGCCCTCGTCCACCTGCACACGGTGGGGCGCAACCCGACCAGCGGCATCGCGGACAGCCGATGA
- a CDS encoding dioxygenase family protein: MGHDHEGQRVSRRAIFAGVSSIGLGSLLAACGSDGATAVTTSTGETVTPAATTTADLGGLFVDAGTCTLSPSATQGPYYFDADKVRSDIREDRAGKQLKVAFKLQDSETCQPLPNAVIEIWHCDADGLYSGAESSSTGSGGGQPGGGGQPPSGQPGGGGGEAGGGMDLTPTDDKRYLRGAQVTNAQGIVEFTTIWPGWYRGRTVHIHAMVHVSNARVLTTQLMFDEAMNTKVFTEQPYAARTGRDTFNDDDGIYKPAMLMKVTADGAGYLGAMVLNADSDRDGA; the protein is encoded by the coding sequence ATGGGACACGACCACGAGGGACAGCGGGTCAGCCGTCGGGCGATCTTCGCCGGAGTCAGCTCGATCGGCCTCGGCAGCCTGCTCGCGGCCTGCGGCAGCGACGGGGCGACGGCGGTGACGACCTCGACCGGCGAGACGGTCACGCCCGCGGCCACCACGACGGCCGACCTCGGCGGGCTCTTCGTCGATGCCGGGACCTGCACGCTGAGCCCGTCCGCGACCCAGGGGCCCTACTACTTCGACGCGGACAAGGTCCGCAGCGACATCCGCGAGGATCGGGCGGGCAAGCAGCTCAAGGTCGCGTTCAAGCTGCAGGACAGCGAGACCTGCCAGCCGCTGCCCAACGCGGTCATCGAGATCTGGCACTGCGATGCCGACGGGCTCTACTCCGGCGCCGAGTCGTCGTCGACCGGCAGCGGCGGCGGTCAACCCGGCGGTGGCGGTCAGCCTCCGAGCGGTCAGCCCGGCGGCGGTGGGGGAGAAGCCGGTGGCGGCATGGATCTGACGCCGACCGACGACAAGCGCTACCTGCGCGGCGCCCAGGTGACCAACGCACAGGGAATCGTGGAGTTCACCACGATCTGGCCGGGGTGGTATAGGGGCCGGACCGTGCACATCCACGCGATGGTGCACGTCAGCAACGCCCGGGTGCTCACCACCCAGCTCATGTTCGACGAGGCGATGAACACGAAGGTCTTCACCGAGCAGCCCTACGCGGCGCGGACCGGGCGGGACACCTTCAACGACGACGACGGCATCTACAAGCCCGCGATGCTGATGAAGGTCACCGCCGACGGAGCGGGCTACCTCGGCGCCATGGTCCTCAACGCCGACTCCGACCGCGACGGGGCGTGA
- a CDS encoding 4a-hydroxytetrahydrobiopterin dehydratase: MALLLTGVEIDAALSDLGEWTGGPAGLSRVAELGTFPQAIGVVDRVAVVAEELDHHPDIDIRWRRLTFFCTTHSDGGVTALDLELASRIEAILREAFTKPAPRTVQ; the protein is encoded by the coding sequence ATGGCGCTCCTATTGACCGGTGTCGAGATCGATGCCGCCCTCTCCGACCTCGGTGAGTGGACCGGTGGCCCCGCAGGGCTCTCGCGCGTTGCCGAGCTGGGCACGTTTCCGCAGGCCATCGGGGTGGTCGATCGGGTCGCGGTCGTGGCGGAGGAGCTCGATCACCACCCCGACATCGACATCCGCTGGCGCCGGCTCACGTTCTTCTGCACCACGCACTCCGATGGTGGTGTCACCGCGCTCGACCTGGAGCTCGCCTCCCGGATCGAGGCGATCCTGCGGGAGGCCTTCACGAAGCCCGCCCCTCGAACAGTGCAGTGA
- a CDS encoding antibiotic biosynthesis monooxygenase family protein, whose product MPIFEPPYYAVVFTSRREPADDGYAETADRMAELAAEQPGYLGMDSTRGPDGLGITVSYWRDEESITGWRRNAEHTLARERGRTDWYAEWAIHVAKVERAYQNRA is encoded by the coding sequence ATGCCAATCTTCGAACCGCCCTACTACGCCGTCGTCTTCACCTCGCGCCGCGAACCGGCCGACGACGGGTACGCCGAGACGGCCGACCGGATGGCGGAGCTCGCCGCGGAGCAGCCCGGCTATCTGGGGATGGACTCGACCCGCGGCCCCGACGGGCTGGGCATCACGGTCTCCTACTGGCGCGACGAGGAGTCGATCACGGGCTGGCGCCGCAACGCCGAGCACACGCTGGCCCGGGAGCGTGGCCGCACCGACTGGTACGCCGAATGGGCGATCCACGTCGCCAAGGTCGAGCGCGCTTATCAGAATCGGGCGTAG
- a CDS encoding choice-of-anchor A family protein, with protein MAQSRMIIAAAASAAAMIIFAVTGQARAAPVGPLNPLDGGLGFEVLVEQDAFVAGNEMEGPLAVGGDLTLGGPFGVAAKTIGTFVAPGDAVASALVIGGRADFADSSPTAGLRVLHGGYAKVGALAGTVVRDLDNNQTPVNTRILPTDDYDALPRIELTVRQSPATVGPAKPVDFTSIFTAYRQRSTALATCPNTVILRDGRGIPITSPIPPATSARIVLAPGMTNVLTISATDLDNIVELAFVNQPTLTSPLLINVDTADVEGDFSWHSPNFAGVGGEQAPYILINFPGATTVVHDSGDSIEGTIFAPTASFVDDNPSNVEGGIVAQSFRMTSGEVHDFPFAAELSCGAPSPSPTSASPSTSPSASPTTASPSPSPSASASRGSDGSLAPPGPTGSVSPSPSGAPVPAAPSGAGGTGAMGTVPLTGMPLTLITAGGVLLVAMGALLLRASLRRN; from the coding sequence ATGGCGCAGAGTCGAATGATCATCGCGGCGGCCGCCTCGGCCGCCGCGATGATCATTTTTGCGGTGACGGGCCAGGCGAGGGCTGCGCCGGTCGGTCCGCTCAACCCCCTCGACGGCGGCCTGGGCTTCGAGGTCCTCGTCGAGCAGGACGCCTTCGTCGCCGGCAACGAGATGGAGGGCCCGCTCGCGGTCGGCGGCGACCTCACCCTCGGCGGCCCCTTCGGCGTCGCGGCCAAGACGATCGGCACCTTCGTCGCGCCGGGCGATGCGGTCGCGTCCGCCCTGGTCATCGGTGGTCGCGCTGACTTCGCCGACAGCTCACCCACCGCCGGACTCCGGGTCCTCCATGGTGGGTACGCCAAGGTGGGCGCCCTCGCCGGCACCGTCGTCCGCGACCTCGACAACAACCAGACCCCGGTGAACACCCGGATCCTGCCGACGGACGACTACGACGCGCTGCCCCGGATCGAACTCACCGTCCGGCAGAGCCCGGCCACCGTCGGCCCCGCCAAGCCGGTGGATTTCACGTCGATCTTCACCGCGTACCGGCAGCGCTCGACAGCCCTTGCCACCTGCCCGAACACGGTGATCCTCCGGGACGGACGCGGCATCCCCATCACCTCGCCGATCCCACCGGCCACCAGCGCGCGGATCGTCCTCGCCCCGGGTATGACCAACGTTCTCACCATCTCCGCGACCGACCTCGACAACATCGTGGAGCTGGCCTTCGTCAACCAGCCGACCCTCACGTCGCCGCTGCTGATCAACGTGGACACCGCGGACGTGGAGGGCGACTTCAGCTGGCACTCGCCCAACTTCGCCGGGGTCGGCGGCGAGCAGGCGCCCTACATCCTGATCAACTTCCCGGGCGCCACGACGGTCGTGCACGACAGCGGCGACAGCATCGAGGGCACGATCTTCGCGCCGACCGCCTCTTTCGTGGATGACAACCCGAGCAATGTCGAGGGCGGCATCGTCGCGCAGAGCTTCCGGATGACCTCGGGCGAGGTGCACGACTTCCCGTTCGCCGCCGAGCTCTCGTGCGGGGCGCCGTCCCCGTCGCCGACCTCCGCCTCGCCGAGCACGTCCCCCTCGGCCTCTCCCACGACGGCGTCACCGTCACCGTCTCCGTCGGCGTCGGCCTCGCGCGGATCGGACGGGTCACTCGCCCCGCCCGGGCCCACCGGCTCGGTCTCGCCGTCCCCTTCCGGTGCGCCGGTGCCCGCGGCGCCCAGCGGGGCCGGTGGGACCGGCGCGATGGGGACGGTGCCGCTCACCGGTATGCCGTTGACGCTGATCACAGCCGGTGGAGTGCTGCTCGTCGCCATGGGCGCGCTGCTGCTGCGTGCCTCGTTGCGTCGCAACTGA
- a CDS encoding cystathionine beta-synthase, with protein MRYVDNVVDLIGNTPLVRFRNVSAGLSATVLAKVEYLNPGGSVKDRIATRMIEAAEAEGLLKPGGTIVEPTSGNTGVGLALVAQAKGYRCVFVCPDKVSEDKQNVLRAYGAEVVVCPTAVAPEDPRSYYNVSDRLVREIPGAWKPDQYSNPHNPRSHYETTGPEIWEQTDGRVTHFVAGVGTGGTISGVGRYLKEISGGQVKIIGADPEGSVYSGGTGRPYLVEGVGEDFWPTAFDRTVCDEIIEVTDRESFELTRRLAREEGLLVGGSCGMAAVAALRVAASAGPDAVVVVLLPDGGRGYLSKVFNDDWMSRYGFLAVEGPTVADVLGAKSGSMPELVHVHPTETVRDAIDIMREYGVSQLPVLKAEPPVVTGEVAGSIAERDLLDALFAGQAHLHDALDKHIGPPLPMIGGGQPVAEAVALLAKADAALVLVDGKPVGVLTRQDLLTHLV; from the coding sequence ATGCGCTATGTCGACAACGTTGTTGACCTGATCGGCAACACCCCGCTGGTCCGGTTCCGCAACGTCTCCGCTGGTCTGTCCGCCACCGTGCTCGCCAAGGTGGAGTACCTCAACCCCGGCGGTTCCGTGAAGGACCGCATCGCCACTCGCATGATCGAGGCGGCCGAGGCGGAGGGACTCCTCAAGCCCGGCGGCACGATCGTCGAGCCCACCAGCGGCAACACCGGAGTCGGTCTCGCCCTCGTCGCGCAGGCCAAGGGCTACCGCTGCGTCTTCGTCTGCCCCGACAAGGTCAGCGAGGACAAGCAGAACGTCCTGCGTGCCTACGGTGCCGAGGTGGTGGTCTGCCCGACCGCGGTCGCGCCCGAGGACCCGCGCTCCTACTACAACGTCTCCGACCGGCTCGTTCGCGAGATCCCCGGTGCCTGGAAGCCCGATCAGTACTCGAACCCGCACAACCCGCGCTCGCACTACGAGACGACGGGGCCGGAGATCTGGGAGCAGACCGACGGCCGGGTCACGCACTTCGTCGCCGGTGTCGGCACCGGTGGCACCATCTCCGGGGTCGGCCGCTACCTCAAGGAGATCTCCGGCGGCCAAGTCAAGATCATCGGTGCGGACCCCGAGGGCTCCGTCTACTCCGGTGGCACGGGGCGGCCCTACCTCGTCGAGGGTGTCGGCGAGGACTTCTGGCCGACCGCCTTCGACCGGACGGTCTGCGACGAGATCATCGAGGTCACCGACCGCGAGTCGTTCGAGCTCACCCGCCGCCTCGCCCGCGAGGAGGGCCTGCTTGTCGGCGGTTCCTGCGGCATGGCGGCCGTCGCCGCGCTGCGGGTCGCCGCTTCGGCCGGTCCGGACGCCGTGGTCGTCGTGCTGCTGCCCGACGGCGGTCGCGGCTACCTGTCGAAGGTCTTCAACGACGACTGGATGTCGCGCTACGGCTTCCTCGCCGTCGAGGGGCCCACGGTCGCCGATGTGCTGGGTGCGAAGTCGGGTTCGATGCCGGAGCTGGTGCACGTGCACCCGACGGAGACGGTCCGCGACGCGATCGACATCATGCGCGAATACGGTGTCTCGCAGCTCCCGGTGCTCAAGGCCGAGCCGCCCGTCGTCACGGGCGAGGTCGCCGGGTCGATCGCCGAGCGCGATCTGCTCGACGCGCTCTTCGCCGGTCAGGCGCACCTGCACGACGCTCTCGACAAGCACATCGGTCCGCCGCTGCCGATGATCGGTGGCGGTCAGCCGGTCGCCGAGGCGGTGGCGCTGCTCGCCAAGGCCGACGCCGCGCTGGTGCTGGTCGACGGCAAGCCGGTCGGCGTACTCACGCGGCAGGACCTGTTGACCCACCTGGTCTAG
- a CDS encoding YkvA family protein gives MPRMIWATMRGKYDGAGRLFLMAIGAIYVVSPIDAIPELFLAFAGLIDDLFVVTWIAGAFLAETDRFLAWEQGLLNQPGSNPPRQPDGGRRQKSAPRASGRPGEVIEGDVVG, from the coding sequence ATGCCGAGGATGATCTGGGCCACGATGCGCGGGAAATACGACGGGGCCGGTCGGCTCTTCCTGATGGCGATCGGTGCCATCTACGTCGTGTCGCCGATCGACGCGATCCCGGAGCTCTTCCTCGCGTTTGCCGGTCTCATCGACGACCTCTTCGTCGTCACCTGGATCGCGGGTGCCTTCCTCGCCGAGACCGACCGGTTCCTCGCCTGGGAGCAGGGCCTACTCAATCAGCCGGGGAGCAATCCGCCACGTCAGCCCGACGGCGGGCGGCGCCAGAAGAGCGCCCCGAGGGCTAGCGGGCGGCCGGGCGAAGTCATCGAAGGCGACGTCGTAGGCTGA